In the Drosophila biarmipes strain raj3 chromosome X, RU_DBia_V1.1, whole genome shotgun sequence genome, one interval contains:
- the LOC108033207 gene encoding uncharacterized transmembrane protein DDB_G0289901 isoform X3, with translation MMTMTAASASISTSTSTSASASITNSASTDCSSSMQGSTTSSASSDVMTLTTTAASSWCAIPASSRLRVLRLVRPHQRRLLVGGPERGSTYGFAVRGGREHGTGFFVSHVEHGGEAQLKGLRVGDQILRINGFRLDDAVHKEFIQLVAGQDRVTLKVRGVGMLPVRDQPEERLSWSVVKLPSVSGTPSESSFKGERRGTSRDISVVLHVAPRTKLGLGICKGPEWKPGIFVQFTKERSVAREAGLRPGDQILSVNSIDFSDVLFSEAVAVMKSSSKLDMVVRTAAGCDLFPGESSGYNSSASSVTGDQSPCWADAKSKRLTAVREESGGGLSSGSGVGNGSGSANWSQGVEVHKQMNKTIIKLTENGTSINNTYVASSGSSSVSGSGSSASGTSGRSQQSLSQTQSSPSRNSTTMKRSHLRPVSSAASAVGPGSGSGGLIAAPAPPPPVINEGASPSGSAGSSLSSAITEELKKRKEKQQQQQHQQRNNRDRDRDRDENGNVGRQLAGHNGSGIASGGGGHRSSGGQVSHRPRANVAGVAATLQGSERISTVGGGGGGGGGGAGGSIGAGGDQHTALMDEFKRAHQRMFRNGFHESEHKLSSLGKSSLRNRSHHGRKMSLLRVKNGGAGGAGGEGSGVMPTMRPVSMGRPLVTMSTYQERVETLKRTSIMPDESCYRNSINSNGFSSNRSNGSNSHSSNTSNSNTSNNSRLQPQNGFTPANGNGSPELPPPPPQFANPQPKQMPPQQLKLVTGSGATNGNGSGIGLGNGSLAKVKQPMSPMRSASISVGGFRPPATPQPDYDAVQLRSPPAAGAGKGAGPATSQQQRRTLRLGTVTIGEYGDQRTTGKRETLRKTNGEAGSNGILKNGTSRSSASFNHGSAHQPEKSIKFGN, from the exons ATGATGACGATGACAGCAGCCTCGGCCTCGATTTCCACCTCCACATCCACGTCCGCATCCGCCTCGATAACCAACTCGGCGTCGACggactgcagcagcagcatgcaGGGATCAACGACCAGCTCGGCGTCCAGCGATGTGATGACCTTGACCACCACGgcggcctcctcgtggtgcgcCATTCCGGCGAGCTCCCGCCTGCGGGTCCTCCGTCTGGTGAGGCCGCACCAGAGGCGTCTCCTAGTCGGCGGTCCGGAGCGGGGCAGCACCTACGGATTCGCGGTGCGTGGAGGACGGGAGCACGGCACCGGTTTCTTTGTGTCCCACGTGGAGCACGGCGGCGAGGCGCAGCTGAAGGGCTTGCGG GTTGGCGACCAGATCTTGCGGATCAATGGCTTTCGCTTGGACGACGCCGTGCACAAGGAGTTCATCCAACTGGTGGCCGGCCAGGATCGGGTCACCCTGAAGGTGCGCGGCGTGGGCATGCTGCCGGTGAGGGA CCAACCGGAGGAGCGTTTGTCCTGGAGCGTGGTGAAGCTGCCCAGTGTGAGTGGCACCCCCTCGGAGAGTTCCTTCAAGGGCGAGAGGCGTGGCACCAGCCGGGACATCAGTGTGGTGCTCCATGTGGCGCCCAGGACGAAGCTGGGCCTGGGGATTTGCAAGGGTCCCGAGTGGAAGCCGGGCATCTTTGTGCAGTTCACCAAGGAGCGCAGTGTGGCCCGGGAGGCGGGTCTGCGTCCGGGCGACCAGATCCTCAGCGTCAACAGCATCGACTTCTCGGATGTCCTCTTCAGTGAGGCCGTGGCCGTGATGAAGAGCAGCAGCAAGCTGGACATGGTGGTGCGCACGGCGGCCGGATGCGATCTGTTTCCGGGCGAATCCAGCGGCTACAACAGCTCCGCCAGCTCGGTGACGGGCGATCAGAGTCCCTGCTGGGCGGATGCCAAGTCCAAGCGGTTGACAGCGGTCAGGGAGGAGTCCGGCGGAGGCCTTAGCTCGGGATCTGGAGTGGGAAACGGAAGTGGCAGTGCCAACTGGTCGCAGGGCGTTGAGGTGCACAAGCAGATGAACAAGACCATCATCAAGCTGACGGAGAACGGGACCTCTATAAACAACACCTACGTGGCCAGTTCCGGCAGCAGCTCCGTTTCCGGCTCCGGTTCGTCCGCCAGCGGAACTTCCGGTCGCAGCCAGCAGTCGCTATCGCAAACGCAATCGAGTCCTTCCCGCAACTCAACCACCATGAAGCGCAGCCACCTGAGGCCAGTTAGTTCTGCGGCATCAGCCGTGGGACCAGGATCGGGATCAGGAGGACTAATCGCCGCACCTGCTCCCCCGCCGCCAGTCATCAATGAAGGAGCTAGTCCCAGCGGCTCAGCGGGCAGCAGTCTGTCCAGTGCCATAACcgaggagctgaagaagcGCAAAGAG aagcagcagcagcagcaacatcagcagcgcAACAACCGCGATCGAGATAGAGATCGAGATGAAAATGGAAACGTGGGTCGTCAGCTGGCGGGGCACAATGGCAGTGGAATTGCAAGTGGAGGCGGAGGCCACCGCAGCTCCGGCGGACAAGTGTCGCATCGCCCTCGGGCGAATGTTGCTGGCGTGGCTGCAACACTGCAGGGCAGCGAACGCATCAGCACTGtgggaggcggcggcggcggcggcggcggaggagcaggtggaTCGATCGGAGCTGGCGGAGATCAGCACACGGCGCTGATGGACGAATTCAAGCGGGCGCACCAGCGAATGTTCAGGAACGGGTTCCACGAGAGCGAGCACAAG TTGTCCAGTCTTGGCAAGAGCTCGTTGCGGAATAGATCGCACCACGGCCGGAAAATGAGTTTGCTGCGGGTGAAGAACGGCGGAGCTGGCGGAGCAGGGGGCGAGGGGTCGGGGGTCATGCCCACCATGCGTCCCGTGAGCATGGGCCGGCCCCTGGTGACCATGTCCACCTACCAG GAGCGCGTTGAAACGCTGAAACGCACCTCTATTATGCCAGACGAGAGCTGTTATCGGAACAGTATCAACAGCAATGGcttcagcagcaacaggagcaacggcagcaacagccacagcagcaacacgagcaacagcaacactaGCAACAACAGTCGCCTGCAGCCCCAGAACGGATTTACTCCGGCGAATGGCAACGGATCGCCGGAACTTCCGCCACCG CCGCCACAGTTCGCCAATCCCCAGCCAAAGCAGATGCCGCCCCAGCAGCTCAAGCTGGTGACCGGAAGCGGAGCGAcgaacggaaacggaagcggGATAGGACTGGGCAATGGCAGCTTGGCCAAGGTCAAGCAGCCCATGTCGCCCATGCGCAGTGCCAGCATCAGTGTGGGCGGCTTCCGGCCGCCAGCCACGCCCCAGCCCGACTACGACGCCGTCCAGCTGAGATCCCCTCCAGCAGCTGGAGCGGGAAAGGGAGCCGGACCCGCCACGAGTCAGCAGCAGAGGCGGACCCTGCGCTTGGGCACGGTGACCATCGGCGAGTACGGGGACCAGAGGACGACGGGGAAGCGCGAAACCCTGCGAAAGACGAACGGGGAGGCCGGCTCCAATGGGATCCTGAAGAACGGCACCAGCCGGAGCAGCGCCAGCTTCAACCACGGCTCCGCGCACCAGCCGGAGAAGTCCATTAAGTTCGGCAACTGA
- the LOC108033207 gene encoding uncharacterized protein LOC108033207 isoform X1, whose protein sequence is MMTMTAASASISTSTSTSASASITNSASTDCSSSMQGSTTSSASSDVMTLTTTAASSWCAIPASSRLRVLRLVRPHQRRLLVGGPERGSTYGFAVRGGREHGTGFFVSHVEHGGEAQLKGLRVGDQILRINGFRLDDAVHKEFIQLVAGQDRVTLKVRGVGMLPVRDQPEERLSWSVVKLPSVSGTPSESSFKGERRGTSRDISVVLHVAPRTKLGLGICKGPEWKPGIFVQFTKERSVAREAGLRPGDQILSVNSIDFSDVLFSEAVAVMKSSSKLDMVVRTAAGCDLFPGESSGYNSSASSVTGDQSPCWADAKSKRLTAVREESGGGLSSGSGVGNGSGSANWSQGVEVHKQMNKTIIKLTENGTSINNTYVASSGSSSVSGSGSSASGTSGRSQQSLSQTQSSPSRNSTTMKRSHLRPVSSAASAVGPGSGSGGLIAAPAPPPPVINEGASPSGSAGSSLSSAITEELKKRKEKQQQQQHQQRNNRDRDRDRDENGNVGRQLAGHNGSGIASGGGGHRSSGGQVSHRPRANVAGVAATLQGSERISTVGGGGGGGGGGAGGSIGAGGDQHTALMDEFKRAHQRMFRNGFHESEHKERVETLKRTSIMPDESCYRNSINSNGFSSNRSNGSNSHSSNTSNSNTSNNSRLQPQNGFTPANGNGSPELPPPPPQFANPQPKQMPPQQLKLVTGSGATNGNGSGIGLGNGSLAKVKQPMSPMRSASISVGGFRPPATPQPDYDAVQLRSPPAAGAGKGAGPATSQQQRRTLRLGTVTIGEYGDQRTTGKRETLRKTNGEAGSNGILKNGTSRSSASFNHGSAHQPEKSIKFGN, encoded by the exons ATGATGACGATGACAGCAGCCTCGGCCTCGATTTCCACCTCCACATCCACGTCCGCATCCGCCTCGATAACCAACTCGGCGTCGACggactgcagcagcagcatgcaGGGATCAACGACCAGCTCGGCGTCCAGCGATGTGATGACCTTGACCACCACGgcggcctcctcgtggtgcgcCATTCCGGCGAGCTCCCGCCTGCGGGTCCTCCGTCTGGTGAGGCCGCACCAGAGGCGTCTCCTAGTCGGCGGTCCGGAGCGGGGCAGCACCTACGGATTCGCGGTGCGTGGAGGACGGGAGCACGGCACCGGTTTCTTTGTGTCCCACGTGGAGCACGGCGGCGAGGCGCAGCTGAAGGGCTTGCGG GTTGGCGACCAGATCTTGCGGATCAATGGCTTTCGCTTGGACGACGCCGTGCACAAGGAGTTCATCCAACTGGTGGCCGGCCAGGATCGGGTCACCCTGAAGGTGCGCGGCGTGGGCATGCTGCCGGTGAGGGA CCAACCGGAGGAGCGTTTGTCCTGGAGCGTGGTGAAGCTGCCCAGTGTGAGTGGCACCCCCTCGGAGAGTTCCTTCAAGGGCGAGAGGCGTGGCACCAGCCGGGACATCAGTGTGGTGCTCCATGTGGCGCCCAGGACGAAGCTGGGCCTGGGGATTTGCAAGGGTCCCGAGTGGAAGCCGGGCATCTTTGTGCAGTTCACCAAGGAGCGCAGTGTGGCCCGGGAGGCGGGTCTGCGTCCGGGCGACCAGATCCTCAGCGTCAACAGCATCGACTTCTCGGATGTCCTCTTCAGTGAGGCCGTGGCCGTGATGAAGAGCAGCAGCAAGCTGGACATGGTGGTGCGCACGGCGGCCGGATGCGATCTGTTTCCGGGCGAATCCAGCGGCTACAACAGCTCCGCCAGCTCGGTGACGGGCGATCAGAGTCCCTGCTGGGCGGATGCCAAGTCCAAGCGGTTGACAGCGGTCAGGGAGGAGTCCGGCGGAGGCCTTAGCTCGGGATCTGGAGTGGGAAACGGAAGTGGCAGTGCCAACTGGTCGCAGGGCGTTGAGGTGCACAAGCAGATGAACAAGACCATCATCAAGCTGACGGAGAACGGGACCTCTATAAACAACACCTACGTGGCCAGTTCCGGCAGCAGCTCCGTTTCCGGCTCCGGTTCGTCCGCCAGCGGAACTTCCGGTCGCAGCCAGCAGTCGCTATCGCAAACGCAATCGAGTCCTTCCCGCAACTCAACCACCATGAAGCGCAGCCACCTGAGGCCAGTTAGTTCTGCGGCATCAGCCGTGGGACCAGGATCGGGATCAGGAGGACTAATCGCCGCACCTGCTCCCCCGCCGCCAGTCATCAATGAAGGAGCTAGTCCCAGCGGCTCAGCGGGCAGCAGTCTGTCCAGTGCCATAACcgaggagctgaagaagcGCAAAGAG aagcagcagcagcagcaacatcagcagcgcAACAACCGCGATCGAGATAGAGATCGAGATGAAAATGGAAACGTGGGTCGTCAGCTGGCGGGGCACAATGGCAGTGGAATTGCAAGTGGAGGCGGAGGCCACCGCAGCTCCGGCGGACAAGTGTCGCATCGCCCTCGGGCGAATGTTGCTGGCGTGGCTGCAACACTGCAGGGCAGCGAACGCATCAGCACTGtgggaggcggcggcggcggcggcggcggaggagcaggtggaTCGATCGGAGCTGGCGGAGATCAGCACACGGCGCTGATGGACGAATTCAAGCGGGCGCACCAGCGAATGTTCAGGAACGGGTTCCACGAGAGCGAGCACAAG GAGCGCGTTGAAACGCTGAAACGCACCTCTATTATGCCAGACGAGAGCTGTTATCGGAACAGTATCAACAGCAATGGcttcagcagcaacaggagcaacggcagcaacagccacagcagcaacacgagcaacagcaacactaGCAACAACAGTCGCCTGCAGCCCCAGAACGGATTTACTCCGGCGAATGGCAACGGATCGCCGGAACTTCCGCCACCG CCGCCACAGTTCGCCAATCCCCAGCCAAAGCAGATGCCGCCCCAGCAGCTCAAGCTGGTGACCGGAAGCGGAGCGAcgaacggaaacggaagcggGATAGGACTGGGCAATGGCAGCTTGGCCAAGGTCAAGCAGCCCATGTCGCCCATGCGCAGTGCCAGCATCAGTGTGGGCGGCTTCCGGCCGCCAGCCACGCCCCAGCCCGACTACGACGCCGTCCAGCTGAGATCCCCTCCAGCAGCTGGAGCGGGAAAGGGAGCCGGACCCGCCACGAGTCAGCAGCAGAGGCGGACCCTGCGCTTGGGCACGGTGACCATCGGCGAGTACGGGGACCAGAGGACGACGGGGAAGCGCGAAACCCTGCGAAAGACGAACGGGGAGGCCGGCTCCAATGGGATCCTGAAGAACGGCACCAGCCGGAGCAGCGCCAGCTTCAACCACGGCTCCGCGCACCAGCCGGAGAAGTCCATTAAGTTCGGCAACTGA
- the LOC108033207 gene encoding uncharacterized protein LOC108033207 isoform X2, translating to MMTMTAASASISTSTSTSASASITNSASTDCSSSMQGSTTSSASSDVMTLTTTAASSWCAIPASSRLRVLRLVRPHQRRLLVGGPERGSTYGFAVRGGREHGTGFFVSHVEHGGEAQLKGLRVGDQILRINGFRLDDAVHKEFIQLVAGQDRVTLKVRGVGMLPVRDQPEERLSWSVVKLPSVSGTPSESSFKGERRGTSRDISVVLHVAPRTKLGLGICKGPEWKPGIFVQFTKERSVAREAGLRPGDQILSVNSIDFSDVLFSEAVAVMKSSSKLDMVVRTAAGCDLFPGESSGYNSSASSVTGDQSPCWADAKSKRLTAVREESGGGLSSGSGVGNGSGSANWSQGVEVHKQMNKTIIKLTENGTSINNTYVASSGSSSVSGSGSSASGTSGRSQQSLSQTQSSPSRNSTTMKRSHLRPVSSAASAVGPGSGSGGLIAAPAPPPPVINEGASPSGSAGSSLSSAITEELKKRKEQQQQHQQRNNRDRDRDRDENGNVGRQLAGHNGSGIASGGGGHRSSGGQVSHRPRANVAGVAATLQGSERISTVGGGGGGGGGGAGGSIGAGGDQHTALMDEFKRAHQRMFRNGFHESEHKERVETLKRTSIMPDESCYRNSINSNGFSSNRSNGSNSHSSNTSNSNTSNNSRLQPQNGFTPANGNGSPELPPPPPQFANPQPKQMPPQQLKLVTGSGATNGNGSGIGLGNGSLAKVKQPMSPMRSASISVGGFRPPATPQPDYDAVQLRSPPAAGAGKGAGPATSQQQRRTLRLGTVTIGEYGDQRTTGKRETLRKTNGEAGSNGILKNGTSRSSASFNHGSAHQPEKSIKFGN from the exons ATGATGACGATGACAGCAGCCTCGGCCTCGATTTCCACCTCCACATCCACGTCCGCATCCGCCTCGATAACCAACTCGGCGTCGACggactgcagcagcagcatgcaGGGATCAACGACCAGCTCGGCGTCCAGCGATGTGATGACCTTGACCACCACGgcggcctcctcgtggtgcgcCATTCCGGCGAGCTCCCGCCTGCGGGTCCTCCGTCTGGTGAGGCCGCACCAGAGGCGTCTCCTAGTCGGCGGTCCGGAGCGGGGCAGCACCTACGGATTCGCGGTGCGTGGAGGACGGGAGCACGGCACCGGTTTCTTTGTGTCCCACGTGGAGCACGGCGGCGAGGCGCAGCTGAAGGGCTTGCGG GTTGGCGACCAGATCTTGCGGATCAATGGCTTTCGCTTGGACGACGCCGTGCACAAGGAGTTCATCCAACTGGTGGCCGGCCAGGATCGGGTCACCCTGAAGGTGCGCGGCGTGGGCATGCTGCCGGTGAGGGA CCAACCGGAGGAGCGTTTGTCCTGGAGCGTGGTGAAGCTGCCCAGTGTGAGTGGCACCCCCTCGGAGAGTTCCTTCAAGGGCGAGAGGCGTGGCACCAGCCGGGACATCAGTGTGGTGCTCCATGTGGCGCCCAGGACGAAGCTGGGCCTGGGGATTTGCAAGGGTCCCGAGTGGAAGCCGGGCATCTTTGTGCAGTTCACCAAGGAGCGCAGTGTGGCCCGGGAGGCGGGTCTGCGTCCGGGCGACCAGATCCTCAGCGTCAACAGCATCGACTTCTCGGATGTCCTCTTCAGTGAGGCCGTGGCCGTGATGAAGAGCAGCAGCAAGCTGGACATGGTGGTGCGCACGGCGGCCGGATGCGATCTGTTTCCGGGCGAATCCAGCGGCTACAACAGCTCCGCCAGCTCGGTGACGGGCGATCAGAGTCCCTGCTGGGCGGATGCCAAGTCCAAGCGGTTGACAGCGGTCAGGGAGGAGTCCGGCGGAGGCCTTAGCTCGGGATCTGGAGTGGGAAACGGAAGTGGCAGTGCCAACTGGTCGCAGGGCGTTGAGGTGCACAAGCAGATGAACAAGACCATCATCAAGCTGACGGAGAACGGGACCTCTATAAACAACACCTACGTGGCCAGTTCCGGCAGCAGCTCCGTTTCCGGCTCCGGTTCGTCCGCCAGCGGAACTTCCGGTCGCAGCCAGCAGTCGCTATCGCAAACGCAATCGAGTCCTTCCCGCAACTCAACCACCATGAAGCGCAGCCACCTGAGGCCAGTTAGTTCTGCGGCATCAGCCGTGGGACCAGGATCGGGATCAGGAGGACTAATCGCCGCACCTGCTCCCCCGCCGCCAGTCATCAATGAAGGAGCTAGTCCCAGCGGCTCAGCGGGCAGCAGTCTGTCCAGTGCCATAACcgaggagctgaagaagcGCAAAGAG cagcagcagcaacatcagcagcgcAACAACCGCGATCGAGATAGAGATCGAGATGAAAATGGAAACGTGGGTCGTCAGCTGGCGGGGCACAATGGCAGTGGAATTGCAAGTGGAGGCGGAGGCCACCGCAGCTCCGGCGGACAAGTGTCGCATCGCCCTCGGGCGAATGTTGCTGGCGTGGCTGCAACACTGCAGGGCAGCGAACGCATCAGCACTGtgggaggcggcggcggcggcggcggcggaggagcaggtggaTCGATCGGAGCTGGCGGAGATCAGCACACGGCGCTGATGGACGAATTCAAGCGGGCGCACCAGCGAATGTTCAGGAACGGGTTCCACGAGAGCGAGCACAAG GAGCGCGTTGAAACGCTGAAACGCACCTCTATTATGCCAGACGAGAGCTGTTATCGGAACAGTATCAACAGCAATGGcttcagcagcaacaggagcaacggcagcaacagccacagcagcaacacgagcaacagcaacactaGCAACAACAGTCGCCTGCAGCCCCAGAACGGATTTACTCCGGCGAATGGCAACGGATCGCCGGAACTTCCGCCACCG CCGCCACAGTTCGCCAATCCCCAGCCAAAGCAGATGCCGCCCCAGCAGCTCAAGCTGGTGACCGGAAGCGGAGCGAcgaacggaaacggaagcggGATAGGACTGGGCAATGGCAGCTTGGCCAAGGTCAAGCAGCCCATGTCGCCCATGCGCAGTGCCAGCATCAGTGTGGGCGGCTTCCGGCCGCCAGCCACGCCCCAGCCCGACTACGACGCCGTCCAGCTGAGATCCCCTCCAGCAGCTGGAGCGGGAAAGGGAGCCGGACCCGCCACGAGTCAGCAGCAGAGGCGGACCCTGCGCTTGGGCACGGTGACCATCGGCGAGTACGGGGACCAGAGGACGACGGGGAAGCGCGAAACCCTGCGAAAGACGAACGGGGAGGCCGGCTCCAATGGGATCCTGAAGAACGGCACCAGCCGGAGCAGCGCCAGCTTCAACCACGGCTCCGCGCACCAGCCGGAGAAGTCCATTAAGTTCGGCAACTGA
- the LOC108032956 gene encoding uncharacterized protein LOC108032956 translates to MKNTSGKTVLKEELLSMSLDDYYLKHVKKTNLVPHRSGPHSAPSSHPTPSNENFHFRRTHFFGPAYLAKTQSPTTQLNLRLDNLRRELKDLTVVLDSKGLVGSAQKRLDVITKRLAKVTPLAPRPSPGQDPQSTKDAQVPQATEIAHDCEKTLVLTIGDEVLYDEAYKTDTLWMPVDEGNPN, encoded by the exons atgaaaaatacaaGCGGAAAAACGGTTTTGAAAGAGGAACTGCTCTCGATGTCACTGG ATGATTACTACCTTAAGCACGTGAAGAAGACGAACCTCGTGCCGCACCGTTCTGGGCCACATTCGGCACCCTCCTCGCATCCTACGCCTTCGAATGAGAACTTTCATTTCCGGCGGACGCACTTCTTCGGTCCTGCCTACCTAGCGAAGACGCAGTCCCCGACGACCCAGCTCAATCTGCGGCTGGATAACCTGCGCCGCGAGCTCAAGGACCTCACGGTCGTGCTGGACTCCAAGGGCCTGGTGGGATCTGCCCAGAAACGACTGGATGTGATCACGAAGCGCCTGGCTAAGGTAACTCCCCTCGCTCCGAGGCCCTCTCCTGGCCAGGACCCGCAGAGtaccaaggatgctcaggtgCCCCAAGCCACTGAGATTGCCCATGATTGTGAGAAGACCCTGGTGCTCACCATCGGCGACGAGGTGCTCTACGACGAGGCCTACAAAACGGACACTCTCTGGATGCCCGTGGACGAGGGCAACCCAAACTAA
- the LOC108033200 gene encoding uncharacterized protein LOC108033200, with protein sequence MSRQLVRLHLPLLVLTMVHCIAATPIAPATPDGATPIDARVSAADFGAQDAFDAADSSAESTQAEASEAGFKISLLPTPAKTAESVNLEQEAIPSKVLSVYDKSQKKLADLAQPVPILDSISEHEKYGNNGDMFDGISRSIVNGYEAFSNLLNTFIQKPKELARSVTKGITAQLDIIGGKLVGL encoded by the exons ATGAGTCGGCAACTTGTGAGGCTGCATCTACCGCTGCTCGTCCTGACCATGGTGCACTGCATCGCCGCCACGCCCATCGCTCCTGCCACGCCCGACGGCGCCACGCCCATCGACGCCCGCGTCTCGGCCGCCGACTTTGGAGCCCAAGACGCCTTTGATGCCGCCGACAGCTCGGCGGAGTCCACGCAAGCGGAGGCCAGCGAGGCCGGGTTCAAG ATCTCACTTTTGCCCACTCCGGCTAAAACTGCGGAATCTGTGAACCTGGAGCAGGAGGCCATTCCCTCGAAGGTGCTAAGTGTGTACGACAAAAGCCAGAAGAAGCTGGCCGATCTGGCCCAG CCCGTTCCCATTTTGGACTCGATCAGCGAGCACGAAAAGTACGGCAACAATGGCGACATGTTCGACGGCATCTCGCGCTCCATTGTCAACGGTTACGAGGCCTTCTCCAACCTGCTCAACACCTTCATACAG AAGCCCAAAGAGCTGGCGCGCAGCGTTACGAAGGGAATCACCGCTCAGTTGGACATTATCGGTGGCAAATTGGTGGGCCTTTAG